The Candidatus Eisenbacteria bacterium genome includes a region encoding these proteins:
- a CDS encoding DUF853 family protein, which translates to MDPKVIEDARAAFPSGAGTVALGAILHGGECHPEPLATLPLAMANRHGLVAGATGTGKTRTLQLLAEQFSAAGVPVFLADMKGDVSGIEQPGPGGERVAKRAAETGWAWKAAGFPVEFLSLTGVGGAQLRATVSSFGPLLLARVLGLNDTQSSVLSMVFKFADDRHLPLLDLSDLRAVLQYLTGDGAAELESYGGMSKATVGVLLRELVELEQQGAARFFGEPEFELDDLLQLEPDGRGVISVLELSDLQDRPALFSTFMMWMLARLYGDLPEVGDVEKPKLVFFFDEAHLLFDDASKGFLDQVQQVVRLIRSKGIGVWFVTQSPKDVPGEVLGQLGNRVQHALRAFTPDDDKALKAAARTFPKTAHYDVEETLTTLGTGEAFVTVLTPNGAPTPPFAVRMIPPAARMGPLTPDEMKASLTASAQVKEYSAPVDRESAREMLAARMAGADTAAASAPDSAPAQGGGAGEKAAEVIGGAAALAGALFGSRLVRDVARTATREVARGALGALLGAPPRRRTTRRRTTASLAGSLLRNLIR; encoded by the coding sequence ATGGACCCGAAGGTCATCGAAGACGCGCGCGCCGCCTTTCCGTCGGGCGCCGGCACGGTCGCGCTCGGCGCCATCCTGCACGGCGGCGAGTGCCACCCCGAACCCCTCGCCACGCTGCCGCTGGCGATGGCCAATCGTCACGGCCTGGTCGCGGGCGCGACCGGAACGGGCAAGACGCGCACGCTGCAACTGCTCGCCGAGCAGTTCTCGGCCGCGGGCGTGCCGGTGTTCCTCGCCGACATGAAGGGCGACGTCTCGGGCATCGAGCAGCCCGGCCCCGGTGGCGAGCGGGTGGCGAAGCGCGCGGCGGAAACCGGCTGGGCGTGGAAGGCGGCCGGCTTTCCGGTCGAGTTCCTGAGCCTGACCGGAGTCGGCGGCGCGCAACTGCGCGCGACGGTTTCGTCGTTCGGTCCGCTGCTGCTCGCGCGCGTGCTCGGACTCAACGACACGCAGTCCAGCGTGCTCTCGATGGTCTTCAAGTTCGCCGACGACCGGCACCTGCCGCTCCTCGATCTGTCCGACCTGCGCGCGGTGCTCCAGTACCTGACCGGCGACGGCGCCGCCGAGCTCGAGTCCTACGGCGGCATGAGCAAGGCCACGGTCGGCGTGCTGCTGCGCGAGCTGGTCGAGCTCGAGCAGCAGGGCGCGGCGCGGTTCTTCGGCGAGCCGGAGTTCGAACTCGACGACCTGCTGCAGCTCGAACCCGATGGCCGCGGGGTCATCAGCGTCCTCGAACTGTCCGACCTGCAGGACCGTCCGGCGCTGTTCTCGACCTTCATGATGTGGATGCTGGCGCGACTCTACGGCGATCTGCCCGAGGTGGGCGACGTCGAGAAGCCCAAGCTCGTGTTCTTCTTCGACGAGGCGCATCTGCTGTTCGACGACGCGAGCAAGGGGTTCCTCGACCAGGTGCAGCAGGTCGTGCGGCTCATCCGCTCCAAGGGCATCGGCGTGTGGTTCGTCACGCAGAGCCCCAAGGACGTGCCGGGCGAGGTGCTCGGCCAGCTCGGCAACCGCGTCCAGCACGCGCTGCGCGCCTTCACGCCGGACGACGACAAGGCGCTCAAGGCGGCGGCACGCACGTTTCCCAAGACGGCGCACTACGACGTCGAAGAGACGCTGACGACGCTCGGAACCGGCGAGGCGTTCGTCACCGTGCTGACGCCGAACGGCGCTCCGACGCCGCCCTTCGCGGTGCGCATGATCCCGCCGGCGGCGCGCATGGGGCCGCTGACGCCCGACGAGATGAAGGCCTCGCTCACGGCCTCGGCGCAGGTGAAGGAGTATTCGGCGCCGGTGGACCGCGAGAGCGCACGCGAGATGCTGGCCGCGCGCATGGCGGGCGCGGACACGGCGGCGGCTTCGGCGCCGGACTCCGCGCCGGCGCAGGGCGGTGGCGCGGGCGAGAAGGCCGCCGAGGTGATCGGCGGCGCGGCGGCGCTCGCGGGCGCGCTGTTCGGCTCGCGTCTGGTGCGCGACGTCGCGCGCACCGCGACGCGCGAAGTGGCCCGCGGCGCGCTCGGCGCGCTGCTCGGCGCTCCGCCGCGGCGGCGCACGACGCGGCGGCGGACGACGGCGAGCCTGGCGGGTTCGCTGCTGCGCAACCTGATCCGCTGA
- a CDS encoding glycosyltransferase, which translates to MKADTRPVFHDPTGRRRRWTLRVAVALGAVFLAIAGVFLLSLVAIPVLPRTLGLSEPMRRALRPHLAAPRPATDPQRFLLANARRRLLEEAAREAREARRTRSGARRTAAAPPTIVAAFYATWQETGLHSLRANAPHLTHLFPLWLRIGADARSLDTRDWNLAWTPHNRDVLRIANEHRIQVMPVLSNAHEGVFDTRLAHEILTRPANQQALAVELRDWLVQHRFAGVNLDLENLSESDTRLVPAFLHRLARVLRPAGLAISADLEAEGNVPDAGAVAREVDFVVLMAYDQHFMAGEAGPLCAVDWFRDVLDRTLAKVPADKLVVGIGNYAYDWTEGRPPAESLTYQEALFLAADYRPEDRPADVVDFDSLALNPTFEYDDEQGREHEVWLLDAVTAANQRRIAAERGAGNAAVWVLGSEDPALWTFLDRSHPGAEPDSAALARTSFPYDVEFQGDGELLTVAAAPQEGVRELARDPASGLYTDESYRRYPTSYLIQRGGFRPMTLALTFDDGPSGRWTPAILDALGELGVPATFFVIGENAERHPDLIRREWDEGHEIGNHTYTHPNIAAVSKRRVHFELNATQRALQSDIGHSTLMFRPPYNADAEPTSAEEVQPMLDAAALGYFTVGEYIDAQDWRLRDSDGRLRTPEAIADEIIGQVHAGHGNVVLLHDGGGDRSATLAALRLIVPRLKAEGYRFVSVSELKGFSRDQAMPPVSVRDRALIGGDRVAFDLLYWVGTFLSWAFLAGIVLGAARVVVMTVLALLARRAERRRRRVDAPLPTVSVLIAAYDERPVIARTIEAVLAGSLAPLEVVVVDDGSRDGTADEVERIFGADPRVRLLRQANAGKAAALNRAIEASHGEVLVCLDADTLFARDTLDRLAAHFADPHVGAVAGNVKVGNRVNVWTRWQALEYITSQNLDRRAYALLDAVTVVPGAVGAWRRSAVASVGGFRSDTLAEDMDLTWRLHRGGWRIENDPGAAGFTEAPDSLQALYRQRFRWSFGTLQCLWKHRGAFGRHGGFGRFALPSLWLFQIGFQTLSPIIDLQVLVTLVSVAQGYFTRALLTQDWQPLPQAVESLSTVGFLYLFFFLLELLGAVVAVWMERERKRLLWWLFWQRFVYRQVMYAVVWRALRTALTGHLAGWDKLERRNTATLEPS; encoded by the coding sequence ATGAAGGCCGACACCCGACCCGTCTTCCACGATCCGACCGGCCGCCGGCGCCGCTGGACGCTGCGCGTCGCGGTCGCCCTCGGTGCGGTCTTCCTCGCGATCGCCGGCGTGTTCCTGCTCAGCCTGGTCGCCATCCCGGTGCTGCCGCGCACCCTCGGGCTGTCGGAACCGATGCGCCGCGCGCTTCGCCCCCACCTGGCGGCTCCCCGGCCGGCGACGGATCCGCAGCGCTTCCTGCTCGCGAACGCCCGCCGCCGCCTGCTCGAGGAAGCGGCCCGCGAGGCACGCGAGGCGCGCCGCACGCGCTCGGGTGCCAGGCGCACGGCCGCCGCGCCACCGACGATCGTCGCCGCCTTCTACGCCACCTGGCAGGAGACCGGGCTGCACTCGCTGCGCGCGAACGCCCCGCATCTCACCCACCTGTTTCCACTGTGGCTGCGGATCGGCGCCGACGCGAGGAGCCTCGATACGCGCGATTGGAACCTGGCGTGGACGCCGCACAACCGCGACGTGCTGCGGATCGCGAACGAGCACCGCATCCAGGTGATGCCGGTGCTGAGCAACGCCCACGAGGGCGTCTTCGACACGCGACTGGCGCACGAGATCCTCACGCGGCCGGCGAACCAGCAGGCGCTCGCCGTCGAGCTGCGCGACTGGCTGGTCCAGCACCGCTTCGCCGGCGTCAACCTGGACCTCGAGAACCTCTCCGAATCCGACACGCGGCTGGTGCCGGCGTTCCTGCATCGTCTCGCCCGGGTGCTGCGGCCCGCCGGGCTCGCGATCAGCGCCGACCTCGAGGCCGAGGGCAACGTGCCCGACGCCGGTGCGGTCGCGCGCGAAGTGGACTTCGTCGTCCTCATGGCCTACGACCAGCACTTCATGGCCGGCGAGGCCGGACCGCTGTGCGCTGTGGACTGGTTCCGCGACGTGCTCGACCGCACGCTCGCGAAGGTTCCGGCCGACAAGCTCGTCGTCGGCATCGGCAATTACGCCTACGACTGGACGGAGGGCAGGCCACCGGCCGAGAGCCTCACCTACCAGGAGGCGCTGTTTCTCGCCGCCGATTACCGCCCCGAGGATCGCCCCGCCGACGTCGTGGACTTCGACTCGCTGGCCCTGAATCCGACCTTCGAGTACGACGACGAGCAGGGCCGCGAGCACGAGGTCTGGCTGCTCGACGCCGTCACGGCCGCCAACCAGCGGCGGATCGCCGCCGAGCGCGGCGCCGGCAACGCCGCCGTCTGGGTGCTCGGCTCCGAGGATCCCGCGCTCTGGACCTTCCTCGACCGCTCGCATCCCGGCGCGGAGCCGGATTCGGCCGCGCTGGCGCGCACCAGCTTTCCGTACGACGTCGAGTTCCAGGGCGACGGCGAGCTGCTCACCGTCGCGGCCGCGCCGCAGGAAGGCGTCCGCGAGCTGGCCCGAGATCCGGCCTCGGGCCTCTATACGGACGAGTCCTACCGCCGGTACCCCACCTCGTACCTGATCCAGCGCGGCGGCTTCCGCCCCATGACGCTCGCGCTGACCTTCGACGACGGCCCCAGCGGCCGCTGGACTCCCGCCATCCTCGACGCGCTGGGGGAACTCGGCGTGCCGGCGACGTTCTTCGTCATCGGCGAGAACGCCGAGCGCCACCCCGACCTGATCCGTCGCGAGTGGGACGAAGGGCACGAGATCGGCAACCACACCTACACGCATCCCAACATCGCCGCCGTCTCGAAACGCCGCGTGCACTTCGAGCTGAACGCCACCCAGCGGGCGCTGCAGTCGGACATCGGGCACTCGACGCTGATGTTCCGGCCGCCCTACAACGCCGACGCCGAGCCGACGAGCGCCGAGGAGGTGCAGCCGATGCTCGACGCGGCCGCGCTCGGATACTTCACCGTCGGCGAGTACATTGACGCGCAGGACTGGCGGCTGCGCGATTCCGACGGCCGCCTGCGTACGCCCGAAGCGATCGCCGACGAGATCATCGGACAGGTGCACGCGGGACACGGCAACGTCGTGCTGCTCCACGACGGCGGCGGCGACCGCTCGGCGACGCTCGCCGCGCTGCGCCTGATCGTGCCGCGGCTGAAGGCCGAGGGATACCGCTTCGTCAGCGTCTCGGAGCTCAAGGGCTTCTCGCGCGACCAGGCCATGCCGCCGGTCAGCGTGCGCGACCGCGCCCTGATCGGCGGCGACCGCGTCGCCTTCGACCTCCTCTACTGGGTCGGCACGTTTCTGTCGTGGGCGTTCCTCGCCGGCATCGTGCTCGGTGCGGCGCGCGTGGTCGTCATGACGGTGCTCGCGCTGCTCGCCCGCCGCGCCGAGCGGCGGCGTCGCCGGGTGGACGCGCCGCTCCCCACGGTCAGCGTTCTCATCGCCGCCTACGACGAGCGGCCGGTGATCGCCCGCACGATCGAGGCGGTGCTCGCCGGCTCGCTCGCGCCGCTCGAAGTCGTGGTCGTGGACGACGGTTCCCGCGACGGAACCGCCGACGAAGTCGAGCGGATCTTTGGCGCCGATCCGCGCGTGCGGCTGCTGCGCCAGGCCAACGCCGGCAAGGCCGCGGCGCTCAACCGGGCGATCGAAGCCTCGCACGGCGAGGTGCTGGTGTGCCTGGACGCCGACACACTGTTCGCGCGCGACACGCTCGACCGTCTCGCCGCGCACTTCGCCGACCCGCACGTCGGGGCGGTGGCCGGCAACGTCAAGGTCGGCAACCGCGTCAACGTCTGGACGCGCTGGCAGGCGCTCGAATACATCACGAGCCAGAACCTGGACCGCCGCGCCTACGCACTGCTCGACGCCGTCACCGTCGTGCCCGGAGCCGTCGGCGCCTGGCGCCGCTCCGCGGTGGCGTCCGTCGGGGGCTTCCGCAGCGACACGCTGGCCGAGGACATGGATCTCACCTGGCGGCTGCACCGCGGCGGCTGGCGGATCGAGAACGATCCCGGAGCGGCGGGCTTCACCGAGGCGCCCGACTCGCTGCAGGCGCTGTACCGTCAGCGCTTCCGCTGGAGCTTCGGCACGCTGCAGTGCCTGTGGAAGCACCGCGGCGCGTTCGGACGCCACGGCGGCTTCGGCCGCTTCGCCCTGCCGTCGCTGTGGCTCTTCCAGATCGGCTTCCAGACCCTGTCGCCGATCATCGACCTGCAGGTGCTGGTGACGCTCGTGTCGGTCGCGCAGGGATACTTCACGCGCGCGCTGCTCACGCAGGACTGGCAGCCCCTGCCGCAGGCGGTCGAGTCGCTCTCGACGGTCGGCTTCCTCTACCTGTTCTTCTTCCTGCTCGAGCTGCTCGGAGCCGTCGTCGCCGTGTGGATGGAGCGCGAAAGGAAGCGCCTGCTGTGGTGGCTGTTCTGGCAGCGTTTCGTCTACCGGCAGGTCATGTACGCCGTCGTCTGGCGGGCGCTTCGCACCGCCCTGACCGGCCACCTCGCCGGCTGGGACAAGCTCGAGCGTCGCAACACCGCGACGCTCGAGCCGTCGTAG
- the pepF gene encoding oligoendopeptidase F — protein MKPRSCFWLAALLGLALFAPAAPARERSEVEAKYKWNLADLYPSDDAWQKAKTDLISRLPVLESHRGHLGASAESLYRALSDQMDFSRDYSRLATYASQLSDQDTRVAKPREMNDEAEQLGVRFGAAVSWVDPELLAIGAERINGFIKADARLAVFRTYLDNVLRFAPHTLDASGEKIIAEAGRMYGAGGSVRSVFDNAELPWPTVTLPGGKRVRLDNAAYTEWRASPSRAVRDTVFRAFFRAHREFQGTYGAALSAAVQAHVFEKDVRHFDSCVEAALFPNNIPTRVYTQLIDDVHQNLPTLHRYLKLRQRMMGLKQLRYEDLYAPLVQSVDLHYTPEQAMDIVLKAVQPLGQSYVDTLRWGFTHGWVDWFPTTGKRSGAYSTGAYGVHPYQLQNFTGLYDEVSTLAHESGHSMQTFLSDRAQPYVTHDYATFVAEVASTLNENLLLHYMLGRTQDKATRLFLLGNYLEGLRGTLFRQTMFAEFELAIHEKAEKGEALSGEAMTKLYLDLVRRYYGHDQGVCKVDDLYGVEWSYIPHFFYNFYVYQYATSIVASSSIAAQMRADGEGTAARDRYLNLLRSGSSKYPIDLLKDAGVDMTTSAPFAAAMKEMNSVMDEIDKLLAAK, from the coding sequence ATGAAGCCACGTTCGTGCTTCTGGCTGGCCGCGCTGCTCGGCCTCGCGTTGTTCGCCCCCGCGGCGCCCGCCAGGGAGCGCTCGGAAGTCGAGGCGAAGTACAAGTGGAACCTCGCCGACCTCTACCCGAGCGACGACGCCTGGCAGAAGGCCAAGACCGACCTCATCTCGCGTCTGCCGGTGCTCGAGTCGCACCGCGGGCACCTCGGGGCTTCGGCCGAGAGCCTCTACCGGGCGCTCTCGGACCAGATGGACTTCTCGCGCGACTACTCGCGGCTCGCCACCTACGCGAGCCAGCTTTCCGACCAGGACACGCGCGTCGCCAAGCCGCGCGAGATGAACGACGAAGCGGAGCAGCTCGGCGTCCGCTTCGGTGCGGCCGTCTCGTGGGTGGACCCCGAACTGCTGGCGATCGGCGCCGAGCGGATCAACGGCTTCATCAAGGCGGATGCGCGTCTGGCGGTCTTCCGCACCTACCTCGACAACGTCCTGCGCTTCGCGCCGCACACGCTCGATGCCTCCGGCGAGAAGATCATCGCCGAGGCGGGTCGCATGTACGGCGCGGGCGGCTCGGTGCGCAGCGTGTTCGACAACGCCGAACTTCCCTGGCCGACGGTCACGCTGCCGGGAGGAAAGCGCGTGCGCCTCGACAACGCGGCCTACACCGAATGGCGCGCGTCGCCGTCGCGCGCGGTGCGCGACACGGTGTTCCGCGCCTTCTTCCGCGCCCACCGGGAGTTCCAGGGCACCTATGGCGCCGCGCTCTCTGCGGCGGTGCAGGCGCACGTGTTCGAGAAGGACGTGCGCCACTTCGACAGCTGCGTCGAGGCCGCGCTGTTCCCCAACAACATCCCGACGCGCGTCTACACGCAGCTCATTGACGACGTCCACCAGAACCTGCCGACGCTGCATCGCTACCTGAAACTCCGGCAGCGCATGATGGGCCTGAAGCAGCTTCGCTACGAGGACCTGTACGCGCCGCTCGTCCAGTCGGTGGACCTGCACTACACGCCGGAGCAGGCCATGGACATCGTGCTCAAGGCGGTCCAGCCGCTCGGGCAGTCCTACGTGGACACCCTCCGCTGGGGCTTCACCCACGGCTGGGTGGACTGGTTCCCGACGACCGGCAAGCGCTCGGGCGCCTACAGCACGGGTGCGTACGGCGTGCACCCGTACCAGCTCCAGAACTTCACCGGGCTGTACGACGAGGTCAGCACGCTCGCGCACGAGTCCGGGCACTCCATGCAAACGTTCCTCTCGGACCGCGCCCAGCCGTACGTGACGCACGACTACGCGACGTTCGTGGCCGAGGTGGCGAGCACGCTGAACGAGAACCTGCTGCTCCATTACATGCTCGGGCGCACGCAGGACAAGGCGACGCGCCTGTTCCTGCTCGGCAATTACCTCGAGGGCCTGCGCGGCACGCTCTTCCGCCAGACGATGTTCGCGGAGTTCGAACTGGCGATTCACGAGAAGGCCGAGAAGGGCGAGGCGCTGAGCGGCGAGGCGATGACGAAGCTGTACCTCGACCTGGTGCGGCGCTACTACGGCCACGATCAGGGCGTCTGCAAGGTGGACGACCTGTACGGCGTCGAGTGGTCGTACATCCCGCACTTCTTCTACAACTTCTACGTCTACCAGTACGCGACCAGCATCGTGGCGTCCTCGTCCATCGCCGCGCAGATGCGCGCCGACGGCGAGGGCACCGCGGCCCGCGATCGCTACCTGAACCTGCTCCGTTCGGGCTCCTCCAAGTACCCGATCGACCTGCTCAAGGACGCGGGCGTGGACATGACGACGTCGGCTCCCTTCGCGGCGGCGATGAAGGAAATGAACTCGGTCATGGACGAGATCGACAAGCTGCTGGCCGCGAAGTAG
- a CDS encoding protein kinase — MTTLPGRVGPYEILGPLGAGGMGEVFRARDSRLERTVALKVLPAEFAGDADRLDRFRREALALASLNHPNIATIHGIEPLAGGAIALVLEFVDGETLAARLGRGALPVAQALSAGAAIADALDAAHEKGIVHCDLKPLNVMFGEHDRLKVLDFGLARRKVDETVEGVFGSPGYLSPEQALGAAQDSRSDVFAFGCVLFECLCGARAFPGDDLGRAGAAAMFTEPDWSLLPAELPRGTAEFLASCLAKDPDGRPRDGAALREALAQLGRAGAPAAAAPAAPVRLPVQRTSFVGRAKEIERLAGSLQHARLLTLTGVGGCGKTRLAIRVAESVSARFDGGTCFVDLAPLADGTRVGEAVARALELTAEPGRDALATVADALGDSRALLVVDNAEHVLAEAAAAADHLLGACPALALLVTSREPLALAGEQVVHVEPLAPPAARAGATAEEVAESDAVALFVERARQAHPGFTLSDVNAAIVGEICRRLDGIPLALELAAARARMLSLEQIRSRLDDRFRLLTGGQRGAVPRQQTLLAALQWSHDHLHEDERELLRGLSVFAGGWTLDQAVAVCAPGGDEFELLDRLTRLADKSLVVVVTDTDPTRYRFLESVRQFAFDRLAETGEGGALQARHFAAFLEVARSFAAHGPGRADEQVWLKRLDGDHENLLAALAWARRTGEEADAALELATDLWRYWSSRGLYALARRTIEEALARAGGACPGSVLAHAHVRAGGFALYLGDHEGARPHLLEADRLYRELDDPKGRARSMSALATVAVYRADPQEAYDRYAESLELYSQLGEKRGMAMARQGLAYAATRLGRLEEAAQQLEQALALAREIGDQRLTSHALVELADTWARSGGVEQAAMLAAAALGMARELELRFEAIVAIEITARLLAGAGDARRAARLSAAADGARAAFGLPLLPEERLQRERADASIAEQLGEAARAEARAAGAGLELPAAVTEALEALARFEAGAAG; from the coding sequence TTGACGACTCTGCCGGGCCGTGTCGGCCCGTACGAAATCCTCGGACCGCTCGGCGCCGGCGGCATGGGCGAGGTGTTCCGCGCCCGGGATTCGCGCCTCGAGCGGACGGTCGCGCTCAAGGTCCTGCCCGCGGAGTTCGCCGGCGACGCGGACCGGCTCGATCGCTTCCGCCGCGAAGCGCTGGCGCTCGCGTCACTCAACCATCCCAACATCGCGACGATCCACGGCATCGAGCCGCTCGCGGGCGGTGCGATCGCGCTGGTGCTCGAGTTCGTGGACGGCGAAACCCTCGCCGCCCGCCTCGGGCGTGGGGCGCTGCCCGTCGCGCAGGCGCTCTCGGCCGGCGCGGCGATCGCCGACGCGCTCGACGCCGCCCACGAGAAGGGCATCGTTCACTGCGACCTCAAGCCGCTCAACGTCATGTTCGGCGAACACGACCGGCTCAAGGTCCTGGACTTCGGGCTCGCGCGCCGGAAGGTGGACGAGACCGTCGAGGGGGTCTTCGGCTCTCCCGGATACCTGAGCCCCGAGCAGGCGCTCGGCGCGGCGCAGGACTCGCGCTCCGACGTGTTCGCCTTCGGCTGCGTGCTGTTCGAATGCCTGTGCGGCGCGCGGGCGTTTCCCGGGGACGATCTCGGCCGGGCGGGCGCCGCGGCGATGTTCACGGAGCCCGACTGGTCCCTGCTGCCCGCGGAGCTGCCGCGAGGGACGGCCGAGTTTCTCGCGAGCTGTCTCGCCAAGGATCCGGACGGGCGGCCGCGCGACGGGGCCGCGCTGCGCGAGGCGCTGGCGCAGCTCGGACGCGCGGGCGCGCCCGCGGCGGCGGCGCCGGCTGCGCCCGTGCGACTGCCGGTCCAGCGCACCAGCTTCGTGGGGCGCGCGAAGGAGATCGAGCGGCTCGCCGGGTCGCTGCAGCACGCGCGGCTGCTGACGCTCACCGGCGTCGGCGGCTGCGGCAAGACACGCCTGGCGATCCGCGTCGCCGAGTCCGTGAGCGCCCGCTTCGACGGCGGCACCTGCTTCGTGGACCTGGCGCCGCTCGCCGACGGAACGCGCGTCGGCGAGGCGGTGGCGCGGGCGCTCGAGCTGACGGCCGAACCGGGGCGAGACGCGCTGGCGACCGTCGCCGACGCCCTCGGCGACAGCCGCGCGCTTCTGGTGGTGGACAACGCCGAGCATGTGCTGGCCGAGGCCGCGGCCGCCGCGGACCATCTCCTCGGCGCGTGCCCGGCGCTCGCGCTGCTGGTCACCAGCCGCGAGCCGCTCGCCCTCGCCGGCGAGCAGGTCGTGCACGTCGAGCCACTCGCTCCACCCGCCGCGCGGGCGGGCGCGACCGCCGAGGAGGTCGCGGAAAGCGACGCGGTCGCCCTGTTCGTCGAGCGCGCGCGCCAGGCCCATCCCGGCTTCACGCTCTCCGACGTGAACGCCGCGATCGTCGGCGAAATCTGCCGCCGGCTGGACGGCATTCCGCTGGCGCTCGAACTCGCGGCCGCGCGTGCGAGGATGCTCAGCCTCGAACAGATCCGCTCGCGGCTGGATGACCGCTTCCGGCTGCTGACCGGTGGCCAGCGCGGCGCGGTGCCGCGGCAGCAGACGCTGCTGGCGGCGCTACAGTGGAGTCACGACCACCTGCACGAGGACGAGCGCGAGCTGCTGCGAGGGCTGTCGGTGTTCGCCGGCGGCTGGACGCTGGATCAGGCGGTCGCGGTCTGCGCGCCCGGCGGCGACGAGTTCGAGCTGCTCGACCGACTCACGCGCCTCGCGGACAAGTCGCTGGTCGTCGTCGTGACGGACACCGACCCGACGCGCTACCGGTTCCTCGAATCGGTGCGGCAGTTCGCGTTCGACCGGCTCGCCGAAACCGGCGAGGGCGGGGCGCTGCAGGCGCGGCATTTCGCCGCCTTCCTCGAAGTCGCCCGGTCCTTCGCCGCCCACGGCCCCGGACGCGCGGACGAGCAGGTGTGGCTGAAGCGCCTCGACGGCGACCACGAGAACCTGCTGGCGGCCCTCGCCTGGGCGAGGCGGACCGGCGAGGAGGCCGACGCGGCGCTCGAACTCGCCACGGACCTGTGGCGCTACTGGTCGTCGCGCGGGCTCTACGCGCTCGCGCGCCGCACGATCGAGGAAGCGCTCGCGCGGGCCGGCGGGGCGTGCCCCGGGTCCGTGCTCGCGCACGCGCACGTCCGCGCGGGTGGCTTCGCGCTCTACCTGGGAGACCACGAGGGGGCGCGGCCCCACCTGCTCGAAGCCGACCGCCTGTACCGCGAACTGGACGACCCGAAGGGCCGCGCCCGCTCGATGAGCGCGCTCGCGACGGTCGCGGTCTACCGGGCCGACCCGCAGGAGGCCTACGACCGCTACGCCGAGAGCCTCGAGCTCTACTCGCAGCTCGGCGAGAAACGGGGCATGGCGATGGCGCGCCAGGGGCTCGCCTACGCGGCGACGCGGCTCGGCCGACTCGAGGAAGCGGCGCAGCAGCTCGAGCAGGCGCTCGCCCTGGCGCGGGAGATCGGCGACCAGCGGCTCACCAGTCACGCGCTGGTCGAACTGGCGGACACGTGGGCCCGCTCCGGAGGGGTCGAGCAGGCGGCCATGCTGGCGGCCGCGGCGCTCGGGATGGCGCGCGAGCTGGAGCTGCGCTTCGAGGCGATCGTCGCCATCGAGATCACCGCCCGGCTGCTGGCGGGCGCCGGCGATGCCCGGCGGGCGGCGCGGCTGAGCGCCGCGGCGGATGGCGCGCGGGCGGCGTTCGGGCTTCCGCTGCTGCCCGAGGAACGGTTGCAGCGCGAGCGCGCGGACGCTTCGATCGCGGAGCAGCTTGGGGAAGCCGCGCGGGCCGAGGCCAGGGCCGCCGGAGCCGGCCTGGAACTGCCGGCCGCCGTCACGGAAGCGCTCGAGGCACTTGCCCGTTTCGAGGCAGGTGCGGCGGGATAG